GGAACAACTTCTTATAAATGGGCTGTAGTAAATCCGATTAGTAATTATTGCATCATTCCGTACATTGGAAAATATGTCAATTTTAAAGAAACTTATAAAGGCGAAAAAGGCAATTTAGATTTGAATTATTGGGTTTTGGATTATAATTTAGAAAAAGCTCAAAAATATATGCCGAAAGAGGTTCACAATATGTTAGATGCATTTGAGTATTGGATGGGCCCTTATCCATTTTATGAAGATGGTTATCAGTTAATCGAAACCTCACATACCGGAATGGAACATCAAAGTGCCGTTTCTTATGGTAATCATTATAAACCTGGCTATCGTGGCAACGATGGCTCCGGAACGGGCTGGGGAATGAAATGGGATTTTATTATTATTCATGAAAGCGGACACGAATGGTTTGGAAACAACATTACCACAAATGATCTGGCTGATATGTGGGTACATGAAGGATTTACCAATTACAGCGAAACCCTCTTTGTCGATTATATTTTTGGAAAACAAGCCGGAGATGAATACAACGCCGGAACTCGCAAAGGAATACGAAACGATCGTCCTATTATTCCCGATTATAATGTAAATGCACAAGGAAGCGGCGATATGTATCCAAAAGCAGGAAATATGCTTCACGCCATTCGTCATGGAGTCGATAACGATGCCTTGTTTCGAGAAGTTATTCGAGGATTAGGAAAAGAATTTTATCATCAGACGGTAGATTCGAAACAGATTGAAAATTATATTTCGAAAAAGCTTAATTTTGATTACAGTAAAGTTTATGAGCAATATCTTACCACAACACAGATTCCAAACTTTGAATTTTATTTTAATGAAGATAAGACCAAGGTTTTCTATCGTTACAGCAATTGTGTAAACGGTTTTAATTTACCGCTGACCTTAAAAAATGATACGGATAAAATCAAAATAATACCATCAGATCAATGGCAGAGTATTGCCTTAGCAAAAAATCAAAAGTCTTTATTTGACGTAGCGTCTATTACTAAAATGTATTATGTAAATCCTGTTTTGGAAACCAATATAAAATAAAAAATCAATCATTAATCAAAATACGATGAAGAAAACAATCTCTCTTTTTTTCTGTTTTATCCTGTCACTTTTTTTCCTGACTGCAAATGCTCAAAAACCAAAATGGGCCAATAATAACAGTAGTTATTATACCAC
This portion of the Flavobacterium panacagri genome encodes:
- a CDS encoding M1 family metallopeptidase, with amino-acid sequence MIRNYLTLVFLCFNFISFAQKTKPYTLADTLRGSLTPERQWWDVQRYDITVKPDYDTKIIVGSNTITYKTLKEKSNTKMQIDLQNPLVIDSVIQSGKKLSFAKENGVWYIKTPKSKIKSTSKVAIFFSGKVHEAIKAPWDGGWIWTKDSLGRPWMTVACQGLGASVWYPCKDHQSDEPNNGASLTMIVPDSLTAIANGRLEFKRSNNDGTTSYKWAVVNPISNYCIIPYIGKYVNFKETYKGEKGNLDLNYWVLDYNLEKAQKYMPKEVHNMLDAFEYWMGPYPFYEDGYQLIETSHTGMEHQSAVSYGNHYKPGYRGNDGSGTGWGMKWDFIIIHESGHEWFGNNITTNDLADMWVHEGFTNYSETLFVDYIFGKQAGDEYNAGTRKGIRNDRPIIPDYNVNAQGSGDMYPKAGNMLHAIRHGVDNDALFREVIRGLGKEFYHQTVDSKQIENYISKKLNFDYSKVYEQYLTTTQIPNFEFYFNEDKTKVFYRYSNCVNGFNLPLTLKNDTDKIKIIPSDQWQSIALAKNQKSLFDVASITKMYYVNPVLETNIK